In Ferribacterium limneticum, a genomic segment contains:
- a CDS encoding GtrA family protein, which translates to MTIGAQFFRFLLVGGFATGLQYLILIILVQTNWASAVAASSIGFATSAIFNYALNRRLTFRSSRAHAQALPRFMIVATTGLLLNGGMLWVLHEQAGLFYLWAQFLVTGGALVWNFALNRIWTFSGAAP; encoded by the coding sequence ATGACTATCGGCGCTCAATTTTTCCGGTTCCTGTTGGTGGGCGGCTTCGCTACCGGTTTGCAGTATCTTATTCTGATCATTCTGGTACAGACGAACTGGGCCAGTGCCGTGGCTGCCAGCAGCATCGGATTTGCGACCAGCGCTATTTTCAATTATGCGTTGAACCGCCGCCTGACGTTTCGATCATCACGCGCACACGCTCAGGCCTTGCCACGTTTCATGATCGTGGCCACTACGGGACTTCTTCTGAATGGGGGCATGTTATGGGTATTGCATGAACAGGCTGGCTTGTTTTATCTGTGGGCGCAATTTTTGGTTACTGGCGGCGCGCTGGTCTGGAATTTCGCACTGAACCGGATTTGGACTTTTTCTGGCGCGGCACCCTGA
- a CDS encoding TIGR04063 family PEP-CTERM/XrtA system glycosyltransferase: protein MRVLHVLDHSIPLHSGYTFRTVALLREQRALGWETFHLTSPKQGQTSAPIEDIDGLRFYRTQPATGPLAGLPVGRELSLMKHLEARLEEVARDIKPDIIHAHSPVLNALPAIKVARRLGIPVVYEIRAFWEDAAVDHGSTSEGSLRYSATRRLETRAIRLVDHVFTICEGLRADIVTRGIPAEKVTVIPNAVNVESFQLASPPDPQLQAQWGLTGKTVVGFIGSFYAYEGLDLLLDALPELIRQRPDVCVLLVGGGPQEANLRQQTERLGVSNHVIFTGRVPHEDVNRYYNLINVLAYPRHRMRLTELVTPLKPLEAMAQGQLFVASDVGGHKELIDHNKTGILYKAGDCAALTEALLTLLNDQQRWPELKAHGRHFVESKRNWRNSVANYVAPYQRLIRPKT from the coding sequence ATTCGCGTCCTCCACGTCCTCGATCACTCCATCCCTCTGCACAGCGGCTACACTTTCCGCACCGTAGCGCTGCTCCGTGAACAACGCGCCCTAGGCTGGGAAACCTTCCACCTGACCTCGCCCAAGCAAGGCCAGACTAGCGCCCCCATCGAAGATATCGACGGCCTGCGTTTCTACCGTACGCAACCAGCCACCGGCCCCCTGGCCGGGCTGCCGGTCGGCCGCGAACTGTCCCTGATGAAGCACCTCGAGGCCCGCCTGGAAGAAGTTGCCCGCGACATCAAGCCGGACATCATCCATGCCCATTCGCCGGTGCTCAACGCGCTGCCGGCCATCAAGGTCGCCCGCCGCCTCGGGATCCCGGTCGTCTACGAAATCCGCGCCTTCTGGGAAGATGCTGCCGTCGACCATGGCAGCACCAGCGAAGGTAGCCTGCGCTACAGCGCCACGCGACGCCTGGAAACCCGCGCCATCCGGCTGGTTGATCACGTTTTCACCATCTGTGAAGGCCTGCGCGCCGACATCGTCACCCGCGGCATCCCCGCAGAAAAGGTCACCGTCATTCCCAATGCGGTCAACGTCGAATCCTTCCAACTCGCCAGCCCACCCGACCCACAGCTACAAGCGCAATGGGGCCTGACCGGCAAAACCGTAGTTGGCTTTATCGGCTCCTTCTACGCCTACGAAGGTCTCGACCTGCTGCTCGATGCCCTGCCCGAGCTCATCCGCCAGCGTCCCGACGTTTGCGTCCTGCTTGTTGGCGGCGGCCCCCAGGAAGCCAACCTACGCCAGCAAACAGAACGACTTGGCGTCAGCAACCACGTCATCTTCACCGGTCGCGTCCCGCACGAGGACGTCAATCGCTACTACAACCTGATCAATGTCCTCGCCTACCCACGCCACCGCATGCGCCTGACCGAACTGGTCACCCCGCTAAAGCCACTGGAAGCCATGGCGCAAGGGCAACTCTTCGTCGCCTCCGATGTTGGCGGCCACAAGGAACTGATCGATCACAACAAAACCGGCATCCTGTACAAGGCGGGCGACTGCGCTGCACTGACCGAAGCCTTGTTAACGCTGCTCAACGACCAGCAGCGCTGGCCCGAGCTCAAAGCCCATGGCCGTCACTTTGTTGAATCAAAGCGGAACTGGCGAAATAGCGTCGCCAACTATGTCGCCCCCTACCAGCGCCTTATCCGCCCAAAAACCTGA
- a CDS encoding phenylacetate--CoA ligase family protein: MGDLYTKLVSSLIFPLHEHLKHHTTVAVRKHMEESQWWSSERIAALQLERLRLLLTRAQAHVPYYRQLFTSLNFNASQISSLDNLQQLPFLTKTIIRQNQEQLKADNAERLARFNTGGSSGEPLIFFIGNERVSHDVAAKWRATRWWNVDIGDPEIVVWGSPIELTSQDRVRQIRDRLLRTRLLPAFEMNEANLDSFVDTIRSTRPAMLFGYPSSLSLIACHAEKRGKKMNNLGIKVAFVTSERLYEHQRDDIARIFGCPVANGYGGRDAGFIAHQCPQGGMHLTAEDIIVEIVDRAGRPVPKGQAGEVVVTHLATGEFPFIRYRTGDVAVLSPRSCACGRGLPMLEEIQGRTTDFVVAADGTIMHGLAVVYPIRDIPGIDSFKVVQETLHRVVVQIVQGENCAPDVEKKISSGIKARLGQNVEVEVLRVGEIPREKSGKYRYVQSLVVGS; this comes from the coding sequence ATGGGTGATCTTTATACCAAACTGGTATCCTCCCTGATCTTCCCGCTCCACGAGCACCTCAAGCATCACACTACCGTAGCGGTCCGCAAGCACATGGAAGAATCCCAATGGTGGTCTTCGGAGCGCATTGCCGCCCTGCAACTCGAGCGCCTGCGTCTACTGCTAACGCGGGCTCAAGCTCATGTTCCCTACTACCGCCAGCTGTTTACCAGCCTGAATTTCAACGCGAGCCAAATTTCCTCTCTGGATAACCTTCAGCAGCTGCCCTTCCTGACCAAAACCATCATCCGGCAAAACCAGGAGCAGCTTAAAGCAGACAATGCCGAAAGATTGGCGCGCTTTAACACCGGCGGCTCATCCGGCGAGCCCCTGATTTTCTTCATCGGCAACGAACGCGTCAGCCACGACGTCGCCGCCAAATGGCGTGCAACGCGCTGGTGGAACGTCGATATCGGCGATCCAGAAATCGTCGTCTGGGGCAGCCCCATTGAGCTGACTTCACAAGACCGCGTCCGACAGATCCGCGACCGCCTGCTGCGCACCCGCCTGCTACCGGCCTTCGAAATGAACGAAGCCAATCTCGACAGTTTCGTCGACACCATACGTAGCACACGGCCGGCCATGCTGTTCGGCTATCCGTCATCGCTCTCCTTGATTGCATGCCATGCCGAAAAACGCGGCAAGAAAATGAATAATCTAGGCATCAAGGTCGCGTTCGTCACCTCCGAACGTCTCTACGAGCACCAGCGCGACGACATCGCCCGCATTTTCGGCTGCCCGGTGGCTAACGGCTACGGCGGCCGCGATGCCGGCTTCATCGCCCACCAGTGCCCGCAGGGCGGCATGCACCTGACAGCCGAAGACATCATCGTCGAAATCGTCGACAGGGCCGGCCGGCCGGTGCCCAAGGGCCAGGCCGGCGAAGTCGTCGTCACCCACCTGGCGACCGGCGAATTTCCCTTCATCCGCTACCGCACCGGTGACGTCGCTGTGCTGTCGCCCCGATCCTGCGCCTGCGGACGCGGCCTGCCGATGCTGGAGGAAATACAGGGGCGCACGACCGATTTTGTTGTTGCCGCAGACGGCACCATCATGCATGGCCTCGCCGTGGTCTATCCGATCCGAGACATCCCGGGCATTGACTCTTTCAAGGTAGTGCAGGAAACGCTGCACCGGGTTGTTGTCCAGATCGTGCAGGGGGAGAACTGTGCGCCTGACGTCGAAAAAAAGATATCAAGCGGTATAAAAGCGCGCTTGGGACAGAACGTTGAAGTCGAGGTATTGCGCGTTGGCGAAATTCCCCGGGAGAAGTCCGGAAAGTATCGCTATGTGCAAAGCTTGGTCGTCGGTAGTTAA
- a CDS encoding class I SAM-dependent methyltransferase produces MSNNQGQMEEPEKKSWDTGSHEDFYKYYEHQSLTPETHERFRSVRDLMLRMMDHASQARVLDVLDVGCGAGTQSQFWVERGHHYWGLDINEPLILLARRRAEENSVPVRFDVGTATALPYPDSSIDVCLLPELLEHVADWQGCVAEAIRVLRPGGMIYINTNSKLCPKQQEFNLPLYSWYPAFLKRHYEKMAVSDRPELVNYAKYPAVNWFSSYELIGYLRPKGFDCLDRFDMIDTSVKGVLVRLAINALRSLPPLRLLGHMLTPYTLVVAIKRTY; encoded by the coding sequence ATGAGCAACAATCAAGGTCAGATGGAAGAACCGGAAAAAAAGTCCTGGGATACGGGTTCGCATGAGGACTTCTACAAGTACTACGAGCACCAGAGCCTGACGCCAGAAACACACGAGCGGTTCCGCTCCGTGCGCGACCTGATGTTACGTATGATGGATCATGCATCGCAAGCACGCGTGTTGGATGTGCTCGACGTAGGGTGTGGCGCAGGAACACAATCCCAATTCTGGGTCGAGCGAGGCCACCACTACTGGGGGTTGGACATCAACGAGCCACTCATATTGCTGGCTCGGCGGCGCGCGGAAGAAAATAGCGTGCCGGTACGTTTCGACGTTGGCACCGCCACTGCTTTACCATATCCGGACAGCAGCATCGACGTTTGCCTTCTGCCAGAATTGCTTGAACATGTGGCCGATTGGCAGGGATGTGTTGCCGAAGCGATTCGGGTTCTGCGCCCGGGAGGGATGATCTACATTAATACCAACAGCAAACTCTGTCCCAAGCAGCAGGAATTCAACCTTCCCCTTTACAGCTGGTATCCCGCATTTCTCAAACGCCATTACGAGAAAATGGCTGTTAGTGACCGCCCAGAACTGGTGAATTATGCGAAGTATCCGGCAGTCAACTGGTTCAGCAGCTACGAACTGATTGGTTACCTGCGTCCGAAGGGGTTCGATTGTCTGGATCGATTTGACATGATCGACACCAGCGTCAAGGGGGTACTTGTCCGATTGGCTATTAATGCCTTGCGTTCGCTACCGCCGTTAAGACTGCTGGGGCATATGCTCACCCCCTATACGCTCGTTGTTGCAATAAAACGAACTTATTGA
- a CDS encoding putative O-glycosylation ligase, exosortase A system-associated, with protein MRDLILAGIVFGSIPFILRNPFIGLLMWIWLGIMNPHKLTYGFAFFMPFAQVVALSTLASILFHAKKLYSFPKDRVAILLIFFVLWLGVSPLFSFHTELEFEMWLKPIKVLFMCLVALLLVGSREQVHQVIWILALSVGFYGVKGGIFTILTAGAHRVWGPDGTFIADNNTLALAIVMTVPLFRYLQLHSTNKWVRLGCLAAIILCVVSAFGSQSRGAFLALTAMGSFLFIKSRNKGLIAVLVLIAIPMVLMFMPESWFARMQTMKEYEQDQSAMGRINAWWMAWNLAVDRFPIGGGFAVYALDVFARYAPDPSNLKVAHSIYFQILGEHGFGGLALFLLIFILSWSNGAWVVRNAKGGGELLWAYDLAAMCQVSLIGYAVGGAFLSLTYFDLPYYIVIVLIVLRGMVKSALNKEPDMKKTVTN; from the coding sequence ATGCGTGACCTTATCCTTGCTGGGATTGTTTTTGGCTCCATTCCTTTCATCTTACGCAATCCATTCATCGGATTGTTGATGTGGATTTGGCTAGGAATCATGAATCCACACAAGTTGACTTATGGATTCGCCTTTTTCATGCCATTCGCGCAGGTTGTAGCCTTGTCCACACTGGCAAGCATCCTGTTTCACGCAAAGAAGCTATACAGTTTTCCCAAAGACCGGGTTGCGATCCTATTGATTTTCTTCGTGCTCTGGCTAGGGGTTTCTCCACTATTCTCGTTTCACACTGAGCTAGAATTTGAAATGTGGCTCAAGCCGATCAAGGTACTTTTCATGTGCCTGGTCGCATTGTTGCTTGTTGGCAGTCGCGAGCAAGTCCATCAGGTGATTTGGATCCTGGCACTGTCTGTAGGTTTTTATGGAGTAAAAGGCGGTATTTTCACGATCTTGACCGCAGGGGCCCATCGTGTATGGGGGCCAGACGGGACTTTCATCGCGGATAACAACACATTGGCATTGGCGATCGTAATGACAGTGCCGTTATTCCGCTATTTGCAATTGCATAGTACTAACAAGTGGGTGCGGCTTGGCTGTCTCGCGGCAATCATCCTATGCGTAGTTTCCGCTTTTGGTTCGCAATCGCGCGGAGCTTTCCTCGCCTTGACGGCAATGGGTTCGTTTCTTTTCATCAAAAGCCGGAACAAAGGATTGATTGCGGTGCTGGTTTTGATAGCCATTCCGATGGTATTGATGTTCATGCCCGAATCGTGGTTTGCGCGAATGCAGACGATGAAAGAGTATGAGCAGGATCAGTCGGCCATGGGACGCATCAATGCATGGTGGATGGCTTGGAACCTAGCTGTCGACCGTTTCCCAATCGGTGGCGGATTCGCGGTTTACGCTCTGGATGTGTTTGCGCGCTATGCGCCTGATCCGTCTAACTTGAAAGTTGCGCACAGTATATATTTCCAGATTCTTGGTGAGCACGGCTTCGGTGGACTTGCGCTTTTTCTGTTGATATTTATCCTCTCTTGGTCGAACGGTGCCTGGGTTGTTCGCAACGCAAAAGGGGGGGGTGAGTTGCTCTGGGCTTACGACTTGGCTGCAATGTGCCAAGTGAGTCTAATCGGATATGCGGTCGGCGGTGCATTCCTGAGCCTGACTTATTTCGATCTGCCTTATTACATTGTGATCGTGCTCATTGTCCTTCGTGGCATGGTCAAGAGCGCTCTCAATAAAGAACCGGACATGAAAAAAACGGTGACAAATTGA
- a CDS encoding polysaccharide deacetylase family protein, which produces MIAGLPFFAWPTQGQMLSILIYHRVLAIPDPLRPGEVDAAVFDTQMHHLSKNCEVIPLLEATTLLKQGKLPRRACCITFDDGYADNFTVALPILEKYRLSATVFIATAYLDGGKMFNDTVIDLIANTKEKSLDLRDIGLGDFVLDSDASRRDAIAALLAKLRYVPLQERETLTAQIRKLAGSEEMPIDTMLTTEQVKMLPGRGIEVGGHTDAHTILTTLGAEQSYAEIQRGKCRLEAIIEKPIRAFAYPNGFPNRDYADEHVRIVKELGFEVAVTTAAGIARRDSDIYQLPRFTPWDKGMLMWSARLVKNAWLRRPAAVI; this is translated from the coding sequence TTGATCGCAGGGCTTCCATTTTTTGCATGGCCTACACAAGGGCAGATGCTCAGCATACTCATCTATCACCGGGTATTGGCTATACCCGACCCACTTAGACCGGGCGAAGTGGATGCTGCTGTTTTCGACACACAAATGCACCATCTTTCAAAGAACTGCGAGGTAATACCCCTCTTGGAAGCGACAACCCTTCTCAAGCAGGGAAAGTTGCCAAGACGCGCATGCTGCATCACCTTTGATGACGGATATGCCGACAACTTCACAGTTGCCCTGCCAATTTTGGAAAAGTATCGTCTGTCTGCAACCGTCTTTATTGCGACTGCCTATCTCGATGGCGGGAAAATGTTCAATGACACGGTGATCGACCTGATTGCAAATACGAAAGAAAAATCCCTCGATTTGAGAGATATCGGATTGGGGGATTTTGTTCTGGATTCCGATGCAAGCCGACGGGATGCTATCGCCGCTTTGCTGGCGAAATTGAGATATGTCCCGTTACAGGAAAGAGAGACACTGACTGCGCAAATCAGGAAGCTTGCCGGTAGCGAAGAAATGCCCATTGATACCATGCTCACAACAGAGCAGGTAAAAATGCTGCCGGGACGAGGTATCGAAGTCGGTGGTCATACAGATGCACATACGATATTGACAACGCTTGGAGCGGAACAATCGTATGCAGAAATCCAGCGAGGTAAATGTCGTCTGGAGGCTATTATCGAAAAGCCGATTCGTGCGTTTGCTTATCCGAATGGCTTTCCAAATCGAGACTATGCGGACGAGCACGTCAGGATAGTTAAAGAGCTAGGTTTCGAAGTTGCTGTTACCACCGCCGCTGGTATTGCACGAAGGGATAGTGATATATACCAGTTACCAAGGTTTACCCCTTGGGACAAAGGAATGCTCATGTGGTCTGCACGACTGGTCAAAAATGCATGGCTGAGGCGGCCTGCCGCAGTCATTTAA
- a CDS encoding glycosyltransferase family 2 protein translates to MKLAIVIPCYNEEAVLPEAIKRLDALLVEMVGAESIAEGSHVLFVDDGSKDKTWSIIEQATVENPSIKGIKLSRNRGHQTALVAGLLSAEGDAIISVDADLQDDLNAMVQMISAYRAGADIVYGVRKRRDTDTYFKRFTAEGYYRLLDSLGVEIVFNHADYRLLSRRAIESLRKFEESNLFLRGIIPQLGFPSAIVYYDRAERFAGESKYPLKKMLAFAWQGITSFSAAPLRAITGIGLLFSLGSFMVAAWALWIRFFSDSAVPGWTSTVVPMYFLGGVQLLCIGIIGEYLAKIYLEVKRRPHFFVEKTAGQEK, encoded by the coding sequence ATGAAGCTTGCGATTGTCATACCCTGCTATAACGAAGAGGCGGTTCTTCCTGAAGCAATCAAGCGTTTGGACGCTCTGTTGGTAGAAATGGTCGGAGCGGAAAGCATTGCCGAGGGCAGTCACGTTCTATTCGTCGACGATGGCAGCAAAGACAAGACTTGGTCGATCATTGAGCAGGCTACCGTCGAGAATCCCAGTATAAAGGGGATCAAACTGTCACGTAATCGCGGCCACCAGACTGCACTGGTTGCCGGGCTGCTGTCTGCCGAAGGCGATGCGATCATCAGCGTGGATGCCGATCTGCAGGATGATCTGAATGCCATGGTGCAAATGATCTCTGCGTACCGTGCTGGAGCGGATATCGTCTATGGGGTAAGGAAGCGTCGCGATACGGATACATATTTTAAGCGTTTCACTGCCGAGGGATATTACCGTCTACTGGATAGCCTTGGCGTCGAAATCGTTTTCAATCATGCGGATTATCGCTTGCTCAGTCGGCGTGCCATCGAGTCACTACGTAAGTTTGAAGAAAGCAATCTCTTTCTGCGTGGCATCATCCCGCAACTCGGCTTTCCTTCTGCCATTGTTTACTACGATCGTGCCGAAAGGTTTGCCGGCGAATCTAAATACCCATTGAAGAAAATGCTGGCCTTTGCATGGCAGGGGATTACCTCTTTCTCTGCGGCGCCGTTACGTGCCATCACTGGCATTGGGCTATTGTTTTCGTTAGGCAGCTTCATGGTGGCTGCATGGGCCTTGTGGATTCGCTTCTTTTCGGATAGTGCCGTGCCTGGCTGGACCTCTACAGTCGTCCCAATGTATTTCCTCGGGGGGGTTCAGTTACTGTGTATCGGTATCATCGGCGAATATCTGGCCAAAATCTACCTTGAGGTTAAACGCCGGCCTCATTTCTTTGTCGAAAAAACAGCAGGGCAGGAAAAATAA
- a CDS encoding glycosyltransferase has translation MGQTKPPNIVVLSSLFPSSVQPGAGLFIRERMFRIGRKLPLTIVAPTPWFPLQNLIRRFKPHFRPGAPRHENQSGIDVWFPRFFSVPGVFKKLDGPMMALCALPRLRRLKASGQLDIIDAHFAYPDGYAASLLSRWLSVPFTITLRGTETRHVSDPRFSGPLLQAINRADQVFSVSESLRQLMIAHGTKPEKIEVVGNGVDTTRFAPQDKATCRQALDIPAQAKVLISVGGLVPRKGFHRVIEVLPFIRQTHPDLIFLVVGGASTEGNNRQQLEQQVKALKLEDCVRILGPRQPHELSAILSAADVFVLATSNEGWANVFLEAMACGLPVVTTDVGGNKEVVCDDKLGIVVPFGDSEALCQAIASSLNRRWDNKKIRHYAEENAWDERVNRLNAHFLRITNKARGQNG, from the coding sequence ATGGGCCAAACCAAGCCGCCGAACATCGTGGTCCTGTCCAGCCTGTTTCCCAGCAGCGTGCAACCGGGAGCCGGCCTGTTCATTCGAGAACGCATGTTCCGCATTGGCCGAAAATTACCGTTGACCATAGTCGCGCCAACGCCGTGGTTTCCGCTGCAGAACCTGATTCGCCGCTTCAAGCCGCACTTTCGCCCCGGCGCACCTCGGCATGAAAACCAGTCGGGTATCGACGTCTGGTTTCCCCGCTTCTTCTCCGTGCCCGGCGTATTCAAGAAACTCGACGGCCCGATGATGGCCCTGTGCGCCCTGCCGCGCTTGCGCCGGCTCAAGGCTAGCGGCCAACTTGATATCATCGATGCCCACTTTGCCTACCCTGATGGTTACGCTGCAAGCCTCTTGAGCCGCTGGCTCAGCGTGCCGTTCACTATTACCCTACGCGGTACGGAAACGCGGCACGTCTCGGACCCGCGCTTCTCCGGCCCCCTCCTGCAAGCCATCAACCGGGCGGACCAAGTATTCTCAGTATCCGAATCGCTGCGCCAGTTGATGATCGCTCACGGTACCAAGCCGGAGAAAATTGAAGTTGTCGGCAACGGAGTGGACACCACCCGCTTCGCCCCACAAGACAAAGCCACATGCCGCCAGGCCCTCGACATCCCCGCCCAGGCAAAAGTCCTGATCTCCGTTGGCGGGTTAGTGCCACGCAAGGGCTTCCACCGCGTTATCGAGGTACTACCGTTCATCCGACAAACGCACCCTGACCTGATCTTCTTGGTCGTCGGCGGCGCCAGTACGGAAGGCAACAACCGCCAGCAACTCGAGCAACAAGTGAAGGCCCTCAAGCTGGAAGACTGCGTCCGAATTCTTGGCCCACGGCAACCGCATGAATTGTCTGCCATCCTGTCGGCGGCTGACGTTTTCGTTCTAGCCACCAGCAATGAAGGTTGGGCCAATGTATTCCTGGAGGCCATGGCCTGCGGCCTGCCAGTGGTAACCACAGATGTTGGTGGCAACAAGGAAGTCGTGTGTGATGACAAGCTTGGTATCGTTGTACCATTTGGCGATAGCGAGGCACTCTGCCAAGCCATTGCATCCTCGCTGAATCGTCGCTGGGATAACAAAAAAATTCGTCACTACGCAGAAGAAAATGCTTGGGATGAGCGTGTTAACCGGCTAAATGCTCATTTCCTGCGTATCACCAATAAAGCAAGGGGGCAAAATGGGTGA
- a CDS encoding ArnT family glycosyltransferase, whose protein sequence is MPDNGRIQLLSNSASIDQKFFAGPWLGCVVILLGFLAVTSTSLQMIRFGGVGSESVMAIAALAVGVLASLVVWLLRHTIVDFLSWACQRLGSVPLWVIAVTGLALRLIWIALFPADPGSDGQIYLMLGERLQSGGSYEIAGTRAYWPVGYPLFLSGFLALFESNNVAYLVSNLALYFIGFTGTYHLGQCIAGTISGKFAATLFALWPNLVFSSGTPEKEMLVLALLPWTASFILLSISQRSGHWQALIAGITLGAAILVQPSLQFLPFVCGIFLMVMIRPLRSGMSAGILLCLGAALVVSPWTWRNYQLFDRFVLVSTNGGDNFYRANNPMATGGYTLRGEVELSGLREIEQDKTGKRLAIEWIQQNPMAFAWLAVEKQVRFMGDDAVGVYNTLKVGKASSDARIYGLLKVMANVWWLAVWGALCAFSLVAAKRLVALPRLAMSPIWFWLYLFVIHSVFESAGKYHVPMLWVLCVMIGAMATSMGDRTAS, encoded by the coding sequence GTGCCGGACAATGGCAGGATCCAGTTGTTAAGTAATTCTGCTTCGATCGATCAAAAATTTTTTGCCGGCCCATGGCTCGGGTGTGTGGTAATTCTGCTTGGATTCCTGGCTGTTACCTCCACCTCGTTACAAATGATTCGGTTTGGCGGCGTGGGAAGTGAAAGCGTCATGGCCATAGCTGCATTGGCGGTTGGGGTTCTTGCTTCTCTCGTCGTTTGGCTGCTGCGTCATACCATTGTTGATTTCCTGTCTTGGGCTTGCCAACGGCTCGGTTCTGTCCCGCTCTGGGTAATTGCTGTTACCGGACTTGCACTCCGACTCATCTGGATTGCCTTGTTTCCTGCAGATCCGGGTTCTGATGGTCAGATATATCTCATGCTTGGCGAGCGCCTTCAAAGTGGCGGTTCATATGAGATTGCAGGCACACGTGCATACTGGCCCGTTGGCTATCCATTGTTTCTTTCGGGTTTTCTTGCCCTCTTCGAGAGCAATAATGTAGCCTATCTGGTATCGAACCTGGCCCTCTACTTCATTGGCTTTACCGGAACCTACCATCTCGGCCAATGCATCGCAGGGACAATTTCCGGCAAATTCGCGGCGACCTTGTTTGCCCTATGGCCGAACCTCGTCTTTAGCAGCGGCACGCCCGAGAAGGAAATGCTTGTTCTGGCACTCCTGCCCTGGACTGCCTCTTTCATCCTTCTGTCGATTAGCCAAAGATCCGGTCATTGGCAGGCGTTGATTGCAGGTATCACTCTGGGTGCGGCGATCCTCGTTCAACCATCTCTGCAATTCTTGCCGTTTGTGTGTGGCATTTTTCTGATGGTCATGATCCGGCCACTGCGTTCCGGAATGAGTGCCGGAATACTGTTGTGTTTGGGGGCTGCTTTGGTGGTTTCGCCTTGGACTTGGCGCAACTACCAGCTATTCGATCGTTTCGTTCTTGTTTCGACAAATGGCGGTGACAATTTCTATCGTGCCAACAATCCCATGGCAACTGGCGGCTATACGCTGCGTGGCGAAGTAGAATTATCCGGCCTGCGTGAAATCGAACAGGACAAAACCGGCAAGCGTCTGGCGATCGAATGGATTCAACAGAATCCCATGGCGTTCGCCTGGTTGGCCGTGGAGAAACAAGTCAGGTTCATGGGGGATGATGCCGTTGGCGTCTACAATACGCTTAAGGTGGGCAAGGCAAGCAGTGACGCTCGCATTTACGGCTTGTTGAAGGTTATGGCGAATGTCTGGTGGCTGGCAGTATGGGGCGCCTTATGTGCATTCTCGCTCGTTGCGGCGAAGCGCCTTGTTGCGCTACCGCGGTTGGCCATGTCACCCATTTGGTTCTGGCTATATCTATTCGTGATTCATAGTGTCTTTGAAAGCGCCGGGAAATATCATGTACCGATGCTATGGGTGCTTTGCGTCATGATCGGCGCGATGGCAACTTCCATGGGTGACCGCACTGCCTCATGA